In Thalassoglobus sp. JC818, one DNA window encodes the following:
- a CDS encoding V-type ATP synthase subunit A: MSIPQSKSKAPTVATVVQVRESLVLIEIGEDQAVRKNEVGYICVGDERLKSEVLRIRGRTADMQVFEDTTGVRVGDRVEMTGEMLSATLGPGLLGKVFDGLQNPLHQLADQHGFFLPRGAIAEPLDSEKKWEFTPTAEVGSLVPPGGVLGTVPEGPFTHKILVPFGLQEPAKILEISSGEFTIQEPIARIESAGIQREVTMTQQWPVRRPVPASMLRRKYAERLYSETPLTTGTRIIDTFFPIAIGGTACIPGPFGAGKTVLQSTIARYSSVDIVVVVACGERAGEVVETISLYPETKDPRTGGTLMDRTIIICNTSSMPVAAREASIYMGVTLAEYYRQMGLNVLLIADSTSRWAQAMRETSGRMEEIPGEEAFPAYLDSSIKSVYERAGVMRCADGSRGSLTMIGTVSPAGGNFEEPVTQSTLGTVKTFLGLSYDRAYRRFYPAIDPLQSWSRYLDQLAPTLNSELGANWVRDVKKMHELLREGDSINQMMQVTGEEGITLEDFVIWQKSVLLDMAFLQQDAFDEVDSCMPRPRQKQSLELLKMIIEHENQFDDRNEIRDFYTTLTGLFKNWNYSPPDSADFNKYFEEISNTFQQTESVAQD, from the coding sequence AACTGCCGACATGCAGGTTTTCGAAGACACGACAGGCGTTCGCGTCGGTGATCGCGTCGAAATGACCGGGGAAATGCTCTCCGCCACACTGGGACCCGGGCTGTTGGGAAAGGTCTTTGACGGGCTGCAAAATCCTCTTCATCAACTCGCAGACCAACACGGCTTCTTTCTCCCGCGCGGAGCGATTGCGGAACCTTTGGATTCTGAGAAGAAGTGGGAATTCACTCCGACGGCCGAAGTCGGATCACTCGTTCCACCCGGAGGCGTTTTGGGCACCGTTCCGGAAGGACCGTTCACACACAAAATTCTCGTTCCATTCGGACTGCAGGAACCCGCAAAAATTCTTGAGATCTCAAGTGGGGAATTTACGATCCAGGAACCGATCGCACGCATTGAGTCTGCCGGTATTCAAAGAGAAGTGACGATGACGCAGCAGTGGCCCGTCCGTCGCCCGGTGCCTGCTTCGATGTTACGGAGGAAGTACGCCGAGCGACTCTATTCTGAGACGCCGCTGACAACGGGAACGCGAATCATCGACACCTTCTTCCCGATCGCTATCGGCGGGACAGCATGCATTCCGGGCCCTTTCGGAGCAGGAAAAACCGTCCTGCAAAGCACGATCGCGAGATATTCCAGCGTCGACATCGTAGTCGTTGTCGCATGCGGGGAACGAGCGGGGGAGGTTGTGGAAACTATTTCACTCTACCCGGAAACCAAAGACCCTCGCACCGGCGGGACTCTGATGGATCGGACAATTATCATCTGTAATACATCGTCCATGCCGGTGGCAGCACGCGAAGCTTCGATTTATATGGGCGTCACGCTCGCTGAATATTATCGGCAAATGGGGCTGAACGTGTTGCTGATCGCTGACTCCACTTCTCGATGGGCACAAGCGATGCGAGAGACATCGGGACGAATGGAAGAAATCCCTGGCGAGGAGGCTTTCCCGGCTTACCTCGATTCTTCGATCAAAAGCGTCTACGAACGAGCGGGGGTGATGCGTTGTGCGGATGGCTCGCGAGGAAGTTTGACGATGATCGGAACCGTTTCCCCAGCAGGGGGGAACTTCGAAGAACCGGTCACGCAATCAACTCTCGGGACGGTCAAAACTTTTCTCGGACTCTCGTACGATCGGGCATATCGCCGATTCTATCCTGCGATCGATCCGTTGCAGTCCTGGTCGCGCTACCTGGATCAATTGGCTCCCACGTTGAACAGTGAACTTGGGGCTAACTGGGTGCGTGATGTCAAAAAGATGCACGAACTACTGCGAGAAGGGGATTCGATCAACCAGATGATGCAGGTGACCGGCGAAGAAGGGATCACATTGGAAGACTTCGTGATCTGGCAGAAGTCCGTCCTGCTCGACATGGCGTTTCTCCAACAGGACGCATTCGATGAAGTCGATTCCTGTATGCCTCGCCCGCGCCAGAAGCAGAGTCTCGAACTTCTGAAGATGATCATTGAACACGAGAATCAGTTCGACGACCGAAATGAAATTCGCGACTTTTACACGACACTTACTGGTCTGTTTAAGAACTGGAATTACAGCCCGCCAGATTCTGCCGACTTCAACAAGTACTTCGAAGAAATATCAAACACCTTTCAGCAGACGGAATCGGTAGCCCAGGACTGA